The following DNA comes from Ornithinimicrobium avium.
GCGTCATGGTCCGTGCCGGGCCGACCTGGATGGTGCCGGCGACGCAGACGAGCACGTCGACCGGACCGAGGTCGCGCTCGACGTCGGCGACGAGCCGCTCGACGGCGTCCTGATCGCCCACGTCGCACACGTAGCCTCGCACCTGCGGCGATCCCGGCCCTGCGCCCTCGTCGGCGGTCGCGCCCCGGGCCTCCGCGCCTTTCCGGAGCATCTGCACGGCGACCTCCAGGTCGTCCTCGGTCCGCGCACAGACGGCGACGTCATGGTCGCGCAGGACCAGCTCGCGGGCGACGAGCAGCCCGAGGCCGCGCGAGGCTCCGGCGACGAGGGCGACGGCACGGGACGGCTGGGCTGTCTGCATGCTCCCGACGCTAGGGCTGTGCGCCGCCGCTCGCGCACCGAACGTGTCGCCGGTCGGGTGGACGGCCGGGTCGGCTCGGCAGCGGGAGGTGCCCGCCGGGTCAGCAGTCCCGCTCGAGCTGGGCCTTGACCCAGGCCGCCGACTGGTAGACGAACCCCTCCAGCCGGGCGACCACCCCGGGGTCGGGACGGTCGTCGAGGGTCCACATCAGCACCTCGGCGTCCACGCAGCGCTCCATCAGCATGCGGGCCCGCGCGGTGTGCACCGTGCTGGTGAGCACGGCCACCCGGGTCCACCCGTGGGCGGCCACCTGCTCGCCGAGCACCTGCGCCTCGCCGCGCGTGCTGTAGGGGTCGGGCAGCACGCACTCCACCCGGTAGGTCGCCGCCGCCGTGCCGCAGTGACCGGTGGCGTAGGTCGTCCCGTCCTCGCGCACCGAGGTGGTCGCCAGCAGCACCGGGGCCAGTCCCTGGTCCATGAGGTCCAGCGCCGCGCCGATCCTGGTCTCCGCCGGTCCCAGCACGTAGACGGCGTCCACCCGCCCGTGCGGGTCGACCTGCGGGGTGACGAGCACGTCGACGCAGACCGCCAGCCAGGCCACCACCGCGGCGACCAGCGTCCCCGCCAGCATGCCCAGCCACCAGGGACGCTGACCCCGACGGTGCGCGGGGTGCCGCTGCCGGTGTCTCATCGGTCCCTCTCGTCGAGCTGCTCCGACGAGGCTAGTGCAGGTTCCTGACCCTCCCAGGGGCCGCCCGCTCGAGCCACCGCACGTCCACCACGAACGACCACGTCACCAGGACCACGGCCGCCCCGACGGCGACCTGCACCACGGCGGCCGGCCACACCGGGGCGCACGCGAGCACGAGGGTCCCGGCCATCACCCCACCGAGGAGGCGGCGTCGCGGGCTGGGCGGCAGCGGCCGCCGCCACGCCGGGCGCCGGACCTGGACGAGCGCGAAGGCCGGGAAGAGCAGCCCGCCGACCAGCGCCCACGGCGCCACCGGCGCCACCGCCAGCGAGAGGACGAGCACGAGGGCGCCGTCCACCGCGGAGTCCAGCGCCGCCCCGCGGTCGGTGACCGAGGAGGTGCGGCGCGCGACATACCCGTCGAGGGCGTCGCCGGCCCAGGCGAGCCCGCCGAGCCCGGCGACCCACCACGTGCGGGGCTCCCCGCCGGTCGCCAGCGCCCCCACGACCAGCCCGGCGGCGGCGAGCACCGGCACCACGCGGGCCAGGGTGACGACGTCCCCGGGCGTCGCCGGCCGGCTGCGCGCGGAGGTCGTCGGGGTCGGGTCCACGGACGTCACGCTAGAGGTAGGCACCGACCGGCGCGCCCGCGGACCTCCCCGGCGACCTGACGTTCCGGGCGGCGCGGTCGGGACGATCGGGCCAGAATCGTGCCATGCGTGCCCGTGCCTACTGGACCCTCGCCCCCGGCCGGGGCGAGGTGCGCTCCGAGCAGCTGCGCGAGCCGGGCCCGGGGGAGGTGCTCGTGCGCGCCACCGCGTCCGGGATCAGCCGCGGCAGCGAGCTGCTCGTCCACCGCGGCGGGGTCCCGGCGTCCGTCGCCGAGCGGATGCGGGCGCCCTTCCAAGCCGGCGGGCTGCCCGGGCCGGTCAAGTACGGCTACCTCTCCGTGGGCGTCGTCGAGGCCGGTGATCCCGGGTGGGTGGGCCGCCGCGTCTTCTGCCTGCACCCCCACCAGGACAGGTATGTCGTGCCGCTCACCGCCCTGACCGCGCTGCCCGACGACGTCCCCGACGCGCGCGCGGTGCTGCTCGGCACCCTGGAGACGGCGGTCAACGCGCTGTGGGACGGCCGGCCGCTCTACGGCGACCGGGTCGCGGTCGTGGGCTGCGGCATGGTCGGCGCCAGCCTCACCGCGCTGCTGGCGAGGCTGCCGCTGGAGCGGCTCGAGGTCGTCGAGCCCGACGAGGAGCGCGGTCGGGTCGCCGGGGCGCTCGGTGCCACCTGGGTGCGGCCCGGCTCGGCCACGCCGGGCTGCGACGTCGTCTTCCACTGCTCGGCCAGCGAGGAGGGCCTGCGCCTGGCGCTGTCCCTGCTCGGGGAGGAGGCCGAGGTCGTCGAGCTGTCCTGGTACGGCGACCGCCCCGTCACCCTGGACCTCGGCGGCGACTTCCACGCCCGGCGGCTCGCGGTGCGCGCCAGCCAGGTCAGCCGCGTCAGCCCGCACCGGGCGGCGCGCCGCGACCACGCCGACCGGATGGCGGTCGCCCTCCGCGCCGCCGCCGACCCCGCCCTGGACCACCTGCTCGCCGGCCCCACCCCGCTGGAGCAGCTGCCCCGCCTGATGGAGGACCTGGCCGCCGGGGCACCCGGGCTGTGCCACGTGGTGAGCTACCCGCCCGCGGCGGCGGACGGCATACCGACGAAGGAGGAGGACCATGCACACGCTGACCGTCCGTGACCACGTGATGGTGGCCCACAGCCTGCCCGACGAGTTCTTCGGGCCGGCGCAGGCGCTGCACGGCGCGACCTACGTGGTGGAGGCGACCTGGGAGCGCGACGGCCTGGACGCGCACGGGGTGGTGCTCGACATCGGCGCCGCCACCGAGGCGCTCGCCGGGGTGCTGGGGCGGCTGGCCTACCGCAACCTCGACGAGGTGCCCGAGCTGGCCGGGCACGTCACCACCACCGAGTTCCTGAGCCGCTGGGTCGCCGAGCGGCTCGTCGAGCAGGTCGACCCGGCGCCGTTCCGCTCGGTCAGCGTCACGCTGCGCGAGCACCCCGACGCGTGGGCGTCCTACCGCCTGGACCTGGACCGGGCGTGACCGGCGGCCCGCTGCACGTCGTGGTCCCCGACCGGCCGGCCGAGGCGCCCAGCGGCGGGGACCGGTATGACGCGGCGATCGTCGGACGCTGGCGGCACCTCGGGCGGGAGGTCAACCAGGTGCGGGCCGAGGGGGACTGGCCCTGGCCGAGCGAGGCCCAGAGGACCGCGCTGGACGTGCGGCTGGACGCGCTGGGTCCGGGCGCGGTCCTGGTCGACGGGCTGGTCGGGTGCGCCGCCCCGGGCGCGGTCCGTCGCTCGGCGCAGGCGCGGCCCACGGCGCTGCTGGTCCACTCCTTGCTGGCCGACGGAGCGGGGGAGAGCGGTGAGCGGGCGGCCGAGCTGGACCGGCGGGAGCGGCGGGCGCTGGCCGCCGCGCACCTCGTGGTCACGGTGAGCGACTGGGCCCGCGAGGAGCTGCGGGCCCGGCACGGTGTCGGGGACGTGGTCGTCGCCCGGCCGGGGACGGAGCGCGCTCCTGTCGCGGAGGGGAGTCGGGGCGGTTCCGCGGAGCACCACTCGGCCCCGCTGCTCCTGGCCCTCGGAGCCGTCGCCCCGGTGAAGAACCATGCCGTCCTCCTCGCCGCCCTGGAGGAGGTCGCCGACCTGCCGTGGACCGCGGTGCTCGCCGGCCCGGCGCAGGACCCTGTCCACCTCGACACGCTGGTCGCCGACGCCCGAGCCCGCGGGATCGCAGACCGCGTGGCCTGGCCCGGGACGGTGGAGGGCGAGGAGCTCGAGCGGCTGTGGCAGCGCACCGACCTGCTCGTCCACCCCTCGCGCTCGGAGACCTGGGCGCAGGTGGTCGCCGAGGCGCACGCGCACGGCATACCCACCGTGGTCGGGGAGGGGACGGGGGCGGTGGAGGCGCTGCGCGGCACCGGCTGCGACGACCCGCCGGGCGTGGCGGTGCCGGTCGAGGGCCCGGAGGAGCTGGCCGGGGCGCTGCGCAGGTGGCTGACCGAGCCGGACCTGCGGGAGGCGTGGCGGGCGGCGGCGCTGGAGCGGCGTGCTCTGCTGAGCGGGTGGGACCGCACCGTCCGACAGATCGACCTCGCCCTGGACAGGATCGAGCGATGACGACACGGACGGAGGAGCAGGCGGACGACCCGGCCCGGGTGGCTGCTGGCGAGGTGCCCGCTGCCGTCGTGCCTGGGCTCACCGCCGGCGCCGTGCCGCCGGCGGTGCGGGCCAGCGCCGGCTGGCTGGCGCTGCGGCGCGAGGCGGACGAGGAGGCGCGAGACCACGGCGCGGGCGGTCTGCTGGACCGGCTGGTGCGGCACCTGCACGAGTGCGGAGCCGCGGTGGTCAGGGTCGTCGACGTGGGGGCGGGGACGGGCGCGAACCGGGACTACCTTGGTCCGCGGCTGCCCTTCGCCCAGGAGTGGGTCGTGGTCGACCACGACGCGGAGCTGCTCGGGCACGCCGACCACCGTGACGCCCTGCGGGTGGAGGCCGGTGCCGGGGACCTCGACGAGGTGCTGGCCGGGCTGCCTCCGGGCGACGGTGCCCCCACCGTCCTCACCTGCGCCGCACTGCTGGACGTGCTCGACCGTCCGGACGTCGACCGGTTCGCCGAGGCCGTCGACCGGTCGGGCGCGCCGGCGCTGCTGTCGCTCTCGGTCACCGGCAGCGTGGAGTGGTCGCCGGAGGATCCGGGCGACGCGGGGCTCCGGGCGTCCTTCGACGCGCACCAGCGGCGACGCGGTCGGCCGGGGCCGGACGCGGTGAGGATGCTGCGCGACGACCTCGTCGGTCGGGGGCTGAGGGTGCACGCGGCGGGTACGCCCTGGACGCTCGACGCACGCCGGCCGGAGCTCCTGGGACGGTGGCTGGGGGAGCGGGTCGAGGCGGCCGTCGAGGAGTCGCCCGAGCAGGTCTCGGCGCTGCGGGCGTGGCGCGCTCGCCGGCTCGAGCAGCTGGCGGGCGGGCGCCTGGACGTCCGGGTGGACCACGAGGACCTGCTGGTCCTGCCACGCTGAGCCGGCACCGGCGGGGGCGTCCCCCGGCCGCCCCCGTCCTCAGGTGCGGGCGGCGAGGGCGGTGGCGAGGGTGAGGACGCCGGCCATCAGGAGGACCATCGGGGGGTAGCCGCCGAGCAGCCCCGCGAGGGCCGGGCCCGCGACCGGGGCGAGAGCCGTCAGCGCGACGACGGGCGCGACGAAGACACCGTTGACCGCGCCGAAGTCCGCCGTCCCCCACCGGTCCGAGACCGCCGTGGCCTGCAGCAGGGTGAGGCAGCCGCGGACGGCGCCGCACAGCATCGAGATGCCGACGAGCAGGGCCACCGGCCCGGGCACGAAGGCGAGCAGCCACAGCCCGAGGGCGCCCGCGCCGAGCAGGAGCACCGTGCGCAGCCGCGGCGTGGTCGCCGCCTCCAGGGCCACGTAGCCGAGGCGGCCGGACACCTGCCCCAGGCCGATCAGGCCCAGCGCGACCGCGGCCAGGCCGAAGGAGGCCCCCCGGTGGACGAGCAGCGGGATGATGTTGATGGTCACGGCGAAGAGGGTGAAGGTCGCCAGCGAGACCACCACCTGCAGCAGGACGAACCGTGGTGAACGGGTGACGGCACGGACCCGGGCGCGGGTCTCGGTCCGGAGCGCGGACGAGGCGGCGGGGGGCGACGCGGGTGCGGCCGGTTCGGCGGAGGGCGGCGGCGTCCACGTCCGGTTGAGGAAGAACGCGTGCAACGGGACCACGGTGACGGCGAGGATCCCGGCCATCACGACATACGTGGCCCTCCAGCCGAGCTGGTCGAGCAGGAGGGCGAGGAACGGGGCGAAGACGGTCGAGGCCAGCCCGCCGACCAGGGTGAGGAGGGTGAGCGGCCGCACCCGGGCGGAGCCGTACCAGCGGGTGACGACGGCGAAGGCGGGCGGGTAGAGCGTCGCGGCCTGCGCGAGCCCGGCCAGCATCCAGCCGGCGAAGAACACGGGGAGGGTGGGCGCGGCGGCCACCACGAGGAGGGCCACGACGCCCAGGACGGCGCCGAGCGTCATGACGGTGCGCGGACCGCCGGCGTCGAGCAGCCGGCCGACGCGGATCCCGGCGACGGCGGAGATGAGCAGCCCGACCGAGAGCGCCGCCATGGTGGTGGTCTGGCTCCACCCGGTGTCGGCCGCGATGGGGGTGACCGCCACCGGCAGGGAGTAGTAGAGCAGGCCCCAGCTGACCAGCTCGGCGAGGCACAGGGCCAGCAGCCCACCTCGCGGTCGGTCGGTCATGAGGCCTCGCTCACCGTCCAGCTCGCGGGGTGGTGGTCCATGGAGGCCCATCGTGCCGCAGGTCGGGGTCAGGCACCCTGCGGGGCGCAGCCTTCAGGCCGTGCTGCTCGACACCTCCTCGACCTCGTCGGCGCCGTGGTCCTCGGGGGAGCGGTCGGTGCGCGCGACCCGTTCGGCGGCCAGGTCGACCTCGACCACCACGTCCTCGCCCAGGACCCAGCGCCGGACCGGCGCACGGGTCGCCCCGGCCATCGTCTCGGCGGCCGCGACCCGCAGGCCGGGCACGCCCTCGCCGATGATCACCGGCGCCGTCGTCAGGTAGAGCCGGTCCACCAGGCCGGCGTCGACGAAGGCGCTCACCAGCCGGCCGCCGCCCTCGACGAGGACCCGCCCCAGGCCGCGCCGCCGCAGCTCCTGCAGGACCTGGTCGGGGGCCATCGGTCCCGCAGCGTGCCACCGCACGACCTCGACGTGCTCCGCCAGGTCGGCGGGCACCGGCGCGGAGGCACGGACCAGCCACAGCGTGGGTGCCACCCCGTCGCAGAGCAGGTGGGAGGTGAGGGGCAGCGTGGCCCCTGGGTCGAGCACGACCCGGACCGGGTCGGGACCGACCACGTCCCGGACGGTGAGGCGCGGGTCGTCGACGGCGGCGGTCCGCCCGCCGACGATGACCGCGTCGACCAGGGCGCGCAGACGGTGCAGGTGCTCGCGGTCGGCGGGCCCGGTCACCGAGCGGGCGTCCCCGGACCGGCTGGCGATGAACCCGTCCAGGCTCTGCCCGAGCTGGGCCAGGACGAGCGGGCCGTCGCGGCGCACGAGGTCGCCGTAGCGCTCCGCCAGCTCGCCGCTCCTGGGCACCGTCCCCTCGAGCAGCTGCTGCCAGTCGTCCTCGCCGGGGTCGTGGCCCATGCGCTCGCGCTTGGTGCGCAGGTAGCGGGCGTTCTCGGGGCGGGGCGGCACCACGATCGGGACCCGCTCGACCACGTCCACGCCCAGGGCCCGCAGTGCGCTCTCCTTGGCGGGGTTGGAGGTGAGCAGACGCAGCCGGCGCACGCCCAGGTCCGCCAGGACCGCGGCCGCCTCGTCGTAGGTGCGGGCGTCCGGCAGGTGGCCCAGCCGCAGGTTGGCGTCGACGGTGTCCAGGCCCGCGTCCTGGAGGGCGTAGGCGCGCAGCTTCTCGGCCAGGCCGATGCCGCGTCCCTCGTGCCCGCGCACGTAGACGAGCACGCCGCGGCCGCAGGCGGCGAGCAGGTGGAGGGCGTGCTGGAGCTGCTCGCCGCAGTCGCAGCGGTGCGAGCCGAGCGCGTCGCCCGTCAGGCACTCGGAGTGCAGCCGGACCAGCGGGGCCGGCGCGCCCGGCGGGTCGTCGTCGTGGACGCCGACGCTGAGCGCCACGTGCTCGGTGCCGGTGCCGCCCCGGTAGGCGGTCATCCGGAAGCGGCCGTGCCGGGTGGGCAGCACGGTGTCGGCCAGCCGCTGCGCGGTGGCGGCACTCTCGAGGTCGCGGGGGACGCTGTGCATCTTCCGAGTATTACGAGCAGGAGGCGGTTCCACCTGCCGAACGGTGCTCCGGGCGGGCGGTGGGGCGCTGCCTGCATCTGCTCGGGGGAGGGGTCCTGCGGCCGGCTGTCCGCGTGGGGAAGCCGGGTGGGCGTCTCGCCCGGCGTGCACGATGCGGAAAAGTGCCACGAAGCCCGGGTCCTTGCTCATCGTGCACGCCCGGCGAGACGTGGACGACGGCCACCGTCTAGGCCAGCCGCGGCAGGTGCGCCGGCGGTGCGAGGACCCGGACCCCGTCCTGGGCGAGGCGCCAGGAGGTGAGGGCCCACCGGACGTAGTCCGGCTGGAGCATCACGTCTTCCCAGGTGAAGCGCAGCACGGTCCACCCGAAGACGGCCAGCTCGGTGTAGCGGCGCACGTCCTTGCGAAAGCCCCTGCGGTTCCCGTGGTGCTCGTAGCTGTCGGCCTCGATCACGAGCCGTCGGCCCTGGTCGGCGAGGTCCACCAGGGCGAACAGGCCGTGGTCGGTGACCTGGATCTGGGGCTGCACGTCCAGTCCGGAGTCCAGGGCGATCGCGCGCAGGGAGGACTCGAAGGGGTTGGCCGCGAGGGGACTCGCCGCGGCCGCGACCCGGCGCGCCCGCGCCGCACCGTGCCCCCGCACGCGCGCAGCCCGCCCCCGGAGCTGGTCGAGGTCGACGAGGCCGTGGCGCAGGGCCGAGTCTGCGACGGCGAGCGACTCCTGGAACGGAAGGTCCCGGGCGCAGTCCAGGACCGTCTGCGCCGGCGGCGTGACGGACGCCGCGACCGCGCTCGCGGGGAGGTCGCGCCAGGTCGTGCTGGCCCTGCGCTGCTGGTCACGACTGAGCCGCCGGTTGCGTCTGACCGTGATCTCCGGGAGCTCCGGGGCGGTGGCCACCTCGAGCGCGTGGTGGAGCGCCGCGCTGCGGTGCGAGAGAGTCGCGGTCAGCCCGATGGCCACGTCCAGCTGGGTGTCGAGGGTCGCGAGCCGGTAGCGCCCCGGCCGGGTGCGTGCCAGGTGCCCCGTCCGGACCGCGGCCGACAGGTCCCGGGGCCGCACGCAGAGCTCGCGCAGCTGCGCGCTGCTCGCCCGGCCGCCGCATCGGCGGACCGCCTCCACCGGATCCACCGCCGCAGCCTGCACCAGCCGGTCGACCAGCCGCAGAAGTTGTCCACAGCGTGCCCGTCGGGAGGGGGCGCGCTGCGGGTTCCGCAAGGGTTCCAGGGCGCCGGGCGAAACAACTGCCCGGCGGGTGACCGCGCACCTGACGGCGGCGGGGCCCACAGGTGCCGGACGGCGGCCCATCGGGTCCGGCGGCGCCCGTCCCCCTAGGCTGTCCGGGTGATCCGCTTCGACAGCGTGACCAAGACCTATGCCGACGGCACCACCGCCGTGGAGGACCTCTCCCTGGAGATGCCCCGCGGTCAGATCACGGTGCTGGTCGGACCGTCCGGGTGCGGCAAGACGACCAGCCTGCGGATGATCAACCGGATGGTCGAGCCGACCTCCGGGCGGATCCTCATCAACGACCGGGACGTCGGCGACCGGCC
Coding sequences within:
- a CDS encoding YdcF family protein, whose amino-acid sequence is MRHRQRHPAHRRGQRPWWLGMLAGTLVAAVVAWLAVCVDVLVTPQVDPHGRVDAVYVLGPAETRIGAALDLMDQGLAPVLLATTSVREDGTTYATGHCGTAAATYRVECVLPDPYSTRGEAQVLGEQVAAHGWTRVAVLTSTVHTARARMLMERCVDAEVLMWTLDDRPDPGVVARLEGFVYQSAAWVKAQLERDC
- a CDS encoding CDP-alcohol phosphatidyltransferase family protein; this encodes MDPTPTTSARSRPATPGDVVTLARVVPVLAAAGLVVGALATGGEPRTWWVAGLGGLAWAGDALDGYVARRTSSVTDRGAALDSAVDGALVLVLSLAVAPVAPWALVGGLLFPAFALVQVRRPAWRRPLPPSPRRRLLGGVMAGTLVLACAPVWPAAVVQVAVGAAVVLVTWSFVVDVRWLERAAPGRVRNLH
- a CDS encoding zinc-dependent alcohol dehydrogenase, encoding MRARAYWTLAPGRGEVRSEQLREPGPGEVLVRATASGISRGSELLVHRGGVPASVAERMRAPFQAGGLPGPVKYGYLSVGVVEAGDPGWVGRRVFCLHPHQDRYVVPLTALTALPDDVPDARAVLLGTLETAVNALWDGRPLYGDRVAVVGCGMVGASLTALLARLPLERLEVVEPDEERGRVAGALGATWVRPGSATPGCDVVFHCSASEEGLRLALSLLGEEAEVVELSWYGDRPVTLDLGGDFHARRLAVRASQVSRVSPHRAARRDHADRMAVALRAAADPALDHLLAGPTPLEQLPRLMEDLAAGAPGLCHVVSYPPAAADGIPTKEEDHAHADRP
- a CDS encoding 6-pyruvoyl trahydropterin synthase family protein, giving the protein MHTLTVRDHVMVAHSLPDEFFGPAQALHGATYVVEATWERDGLDAHGVVLDIGAATEALAGVLGRLAYRNLDEVPELAGHVTTTEFLSRWVAERLVEQVDPAPFRSVSVTLREHPDAWASYRLDLDRA
- a CDS encoding glycosyltransferase family 4 protein yields the protein MTGGPLHVVVPDRPAEAPSGGDRYDAAIVGRWRHLGREVNQVRAEGDWPWPSEAQRTALDVRLDALGPGAVLVDGLVGCAAPGAVRRSAQARPTALLVHSLLADGAGESGERAAELDRRERRALAAAHLVVTVSDWAREELRARHGVGDVVVARPGTERAPVAEGSRGGSAEHHSAPLLLALGAVAPVKNHAVLLAALEEVADLPWTAVLAGPAQDPVHLDTLVADARARGIADRVAWPGTVEGEELERLWQRTDLLVHPSRSETWAQVVAEAHAHGIPTVVGEGTGAVEALRGTGCDDPPGVAVPVEGPEELAGALRRWLTEPDLREAWRAAALERRALLSGWDRTVRQIDLALDRIER
- a CDS encoding class I SAM-dependent methyltransferase — encoded protein: MTTRTEEQADDPARVAAGEVPAAVVPGLTAGAVPPAVRASAGWLALRREADEEARDHGAGGLLDRLVRHLHECGAAVVRVVDVGAGTGANRDYLGPRLPFAQEWVVVDHDAELLGHADHRDALRVEAGAGDLDEVLAGLPPGDGAPTVLTCAALLDVLDRPDVDRFAEAVDRSGAPALLSLSVTGSVEWSPEDPGDAGLRASFDAHQRRRGRPGPDAVRMLRDDLVGRGLRVHAAGTPWTLDARRPELLGRWLGERVEAAVEESPEQVSALRAWRARRLEQLAGGRLDVRVDHEDLLVLPR
- a CDS encoding MFS transporter — its product is MTDRPRGGLLALCLAELVSWGLLYYSLPVAVTPIAADTGWSQTTTMAALSVGLLISAVAGIRVGRLLDAGGPRTVMTLGAVLGVVALLVVAAAPTLPVFFAGWMLAGLAQAATLYPPAFAVVTRWYGSARVRPLTLLTLVGGLASTVFAPFLALLLDQLGWRATYVVMAGILAVTVVPLHAFFLNRTWTPPPSAEPAAPASPPAASSALRTETRARVRAVTRSPRFVLLQVVVSLATFTLFAVTINIIPLLVHRGASFGLAAVALGLIGLGQVSGRLGYVALEAATTPRLRTVLLLGAGALGLWLLAFVPGPVALLVGISMLCGAVRGCLTLLQATAVSDRWGTADFGAVNGVFVAPVVALTALAPVAGPALAGLLGGYPPMVLLMAGVLTLATALAART
- the ribA gene encoding GTP cyclohydrolase II; this encodes MHSVPRDLESAATAQRLADTVLPTRHGRFRMTAYRGGTGTEHVALSVGVHDDDPPGAPAPLVRLHSECLTGDALGSHRCDCGEQLQHALHLLAACGRGVLVYVRGHEGRGIGLAEKLRAYALQDAGLDTVDANLRLGHLPDARTYDEAAAVLADLGVRRLRLLTSNPAKESALRALGVDVVERVPIVVPPRPENARYLRTKRERMGHDPGEDDWQQLLEGTVPRSGELAERYGDLVRRDGPLVLAQLGQSLDGFIASRSGDARSVTGPADREHLHRLRALVDAVIVGGRTAAVDDPRLTVRDVVGPDPVRVVLDPGATLPLTSHLLCDGVAPTLWLVRASAPVPADLAEHVEVVRWHAAGPMAPDQVLQELRRRGLGRVLVEGGGRLVSAFVDAGLVDRLYLTTAPVIIGEGVPGLRVAAAETMAGATRAPVRRWVLGEDVVVEVDLAAERVARTDRSPEDHGADEVEEVSSSTA
- a CDS encoding DUF559 domain-containing protein, with the translated sequence MDPVEAVRRCGGRASSAQLRELCVRPRDLSAAVRTGHLARTRPGRYRLATLDTQLDVAIGLTATLSHRSAALHHALEVATAPELPEITVRRNRRLSRDQQRRASTTWRDLPASAVAASVTPPAQTVLDCARDLPFQESLAVADSALRHGLVDLDQLRGRAARVRGHGAARARRVAAAASPLAANPFESSLRAIALDSGLDVQPQIQVTDHGLFALVDLADQGRRLVIEADSYEHHGNRRGFRKDVRRYTELAVFGWTVLRFTWEDVMLQPDYVRWALTSWRLAQDGVRVLAPPAHLPRLA